TATATTCTATTGTATCAAAGGCGGGTGTTCAGTGGAATGTGCTGGCTGCTGGAATTGTGATCGCTCTTTTACCAACAATAATAGTATTTGCTATCTCGCAAAAGTATATTATTGCAGGGCTTACACAGGGAAGCTTAAAAGATTGATAAAGATTTTTAAACAATCATTTCTTCTTTCACCAAAAAAGCCTTAGGAAAACTAAAAAATTTCAAAAAAATATACCTCACCCAAAAAGATAGAAAGATATAAGTTCCGATAATTTTTATATTTTATTAAGACCTTGTGTGATTTTTACGGCCGATGAAAGAGAGTCCAAATAAGTAGTTCTCGTACCTAAAGTATAGGCAGAAAGAGGCATAATAAATGTACCATGAATATCGAAACTCTCAAAATCTCCATTAGTTTTTTTCTGCTTAAAGCCCGCCCCTTGATGCTTTACATAGTATTCATTTCCAAATTTACCTAAATACATCATCACGTGACCTTTCATAAAAAGAATATCCCCGGTTTTTAAACCATCTAATATTATTTTTCTTTCCTCTGTTTGCTGAGGGAAAGAAGTTCTTTCAGCAGGAGTCATGATTTCTTGATACTTAGTATCTCTTGGCAAATATATTCCAAAACACTTAAATATATCCATTATGAAACGCGAACAATCTCTATTGTAATCGCTCCCTCCCCAGCCATATCTTTCACCAACCATTTTAAACGCTTGTTTAATTAAATTTCTCTGGTTGAAATCAAGGAAAGAAGTTTTTACTTCTTTTGCCGAAGAAATTGGGAGAATCCCATATGTTTCATTGTCCAATCTATTTTTAAGAGGGATTTTTATCGGATAACACCCCTCAGGAAATAAGGTGTTCGTTTCAAAATAAAATCTATTTGTTTCATCTTCATTTGCTAGAACTAACTTATCTCCCATCTGAAAATGAAATTTACCAATTATAGGCATCTCTTCAGTGCAAATTTTACTTTCCATCAATATTAGAGTTCTTGTCGATTTATTATAATCAAAAAACTCTTTTTTAGAAACTTCGATTAAATTTTTTCTATTTATCCACCCTGAATAAAAAGAACTCTGAACAAAATACCAATTTACTTCAAAACTTCTTCTGTATATTAAAATAGGTTCTCCTGGTGAAAGAGTGGTGAGCCTGGTAATATCATGAAAAGGACGATTTGGTGTTATTCCTAATGGATATCTGAAAGGAATGGATTTTAAACCGCTTCTATCAGTTACTAAGCCAAAAGATATTGAAATATCCTCAGAAATCCCCTTTTTGAAATCTCTAAATTTTGAGAGAAACTCTCTTAACTTATCTTTGTTCAATGGTCTTATTTTTTCACTATCTTTGAAAAATAAATTTTCTCCGATTAATTTTTCTAAATCTTCCAATGGCATTACCTTTTCAATTTCGTTTATAAAATTATTTGCTATTATTTCATCTTTTGCATTTGAAAAATCGTAATAATAGTTTTCTAAATGAGATTCAACCATCTTCTTGTGAAGAAGATGGTTGAATGATTTTATTTCATATTCATCCATCAAAATTTCATCGGGGTTATCCAATCTATCTATCCAAAAATCAGGATCATATAACCTTTTATCTTTTAAATGAGTACATATAAATTCATTTAACATTCTTTATCTCCATTCGCTATTTTCAATATTCCTTTTTATTAAATCATCGTAAATTTCCCTTCTTGTTATCAGCTTGTGTTTTCCATTGTTAACTAAAACAATGGCAGGTTTTAGAAAACCATTATAATTACTTGACATCGAATAGGTGTAATCTCCAGTAGAGGGGATCGCTAACAAATCTCCAGATTTTATTTCTGGAAGGCAAGTCTCTTCAATTAAAATATCTCCTGATTCACAAGCCCTACCGGCTATTGTAACCTTTTCTAAGTTTGTTTTATCTTTTGACCGATTAGCAATAAACGCCTCATATTTTGCACCATACAATGCAGGCCTAATATTATCAGCCATACCTCCATCAACAACT
The window above is part of the Petrotoga mexicana DSM 14811 genome. Proteins encoded here:
- a CDS encoding NlpC/P60 family protein, with product MLNEFICTHLKDKRLYDPDFWIDRLDNPDEILMDEYEIKSFNHLLHKKMVESHLENYYYDFSNAKDEIIANNFINEIEKVMPLEDLEKLIGENLFFKDSEKIRPLNKDKLREFLSKFRDFKKGISEDISISFGLVTDRSGLKSIPFRYPLGITPNRPFHDITRLTTLSPGEPILIYRRSFEVNWYFVQSSFYSGWINRKNLIEVSKKEFFDYNKSTRTLILMESKICTEEMPIIGKFHFQMGDKLVLANEDETNRFYFETNTLFPEGCYPIKIPLKNRLDNETYGILPISSAKEVKTSFLDFNQRNLIKQAFKMVGERYGWGGSDYNRDCSRFIMDIFKCFGIYLPRDTKYQEIMTPAERTSFPQQTEERKIILDGLKTGDILFMKGHVMMYLGKFGNEYYVKHQGAGFKQKKTNGDFESFDIHGTFIMPLSAYTLGTRTTYLDSLSSAVKITQGLNKI